One genomic region from Rhizomicrobium palustre encodes:
- the rplI gene encoding 50S ribosomal protein L9 — MQVILLERVEKLGQIGDEVKVKDGFARNYLLPQKKALRATKANREYFATQKAQIEANNLERKKDAEAVAVKLKDQVFVLLRQAGDRGQLYGSVSPRDISDIITNGGFTVARTQVPLDKPIKTIGLFPLTVVLHPEVRVSVTINVARTEEEAERQAQGEDVLAEKTDAEEAVAAAEEVFEEGAGLNDEEAVEE; from the coding sequence ATGCAAGTGATCCTGCTCGAACGCGTCGAAAAGCTCGGCCAGATCGGCGACGAAGTGAAGGTGAAGGACGGCTTTGCCCGTAATTACCTGCTTCCGCAGAAGAAGGCCCTGCGCGCGACCAAGGCGAACCGTGAATACTTCGCCACCCAGAAGGCGCAGATCGAGGCCAACAACCTCGAGCGCAAGAAGGATGCCGAAGCCGTTGCCGTGAAGCTGAAGGACCAGGTGTTCGTCCTTCTGCGTCAGGCCGGCGACCGTGGCCAGCTCTATGGCTCGGTCTCCCCGCGCGATATCTCCGACATCATCACCAATGGCGGCTTCACCGTCGCCCGCACCCAGGTCCCGCTGGATAAGCCGATCAAGACCATCGGCCTGTTCCCGCTGACCGTCGTGCTGCATCCCGAAGTGCGCGTGAGCGTGACGATCAACGTCGCCCGCACCGAGGAAGAAGCCGAACGTCAGGCCCAGGGTGAGGACGTGCTGGCCGAGAAGACCGATGCCGAGGAAGCTGTGGCTGCCGCGGAAGAAGTCTTCGAAGAAGGCGCCGGCCTCAACGACGAAGAAGCGGTGGAAGAGTAA
- a CDS encoding alkene reductase, protein MSQALLSPYKLGSLELPNRVVMAPMTRNRADNPGNLPTGLTAQYYAQRATAGLIISEGTFVSTQGIGFINVPGMYTAEQAEAWKQVTTAIHAAGGRIFAQLWHVGAISHPDLLGGALPVAPSAINPETKAYTQDGFKPTVTPRALETEEVAAIVQDFRLAAARAAAAGFDGVELHGANAYLIQQFLSASTNKRTDRYGGSIENRTRFLFEVIEAVRQEFPADRIGLKLNPAADGFAGVLFDDETLAVYRHIVARINASPIGYLHITEPTNAHEHLPKELFAPSVAAYFRPLYHGTIIAGVDYSQESANRALEEGYADLVAFGRAYIANPDLVARFESHAPLAAADRATFYTGGAKGYVDYPAYSPAQTLETSAQTVAPGERFFETRAKTRAGK, encoded by the coding sequence ATGTCTCAAGCGCTTCTGTCCCCCTACAAACTTGGTTCCCTCGAACTTCCCAACCGCGTGGTGATGGCGCCGATGACGCGCAACCGCGCCGACAATCCCGGCAATCTGCCCACGGGGTTGACCGCGCAATACTATGCCCAGCGCGCCACGGCGGGGCTGATCATCTCCGAAGGCACCTTCGTCAGTACACAGGGTATCGGCTTTATCAATGTGCCGGGGATGTATACGGCCGAGCAGGCTGAGGCCTGGAAACAGGTGACGACCGCGATCCATGCCGCGGGCGGGCGCATCTTCGCCCAGCTTTGGCATGTCGGCGCGATCTCGCATCCTGATCTGCTCGGTGGCGCATTGCCGGTGGCGCCCTCGGCAATCAATCCCGAAACCAAGGCTTACACACAGGACGGCTTCAAGCCGACCGTGACGCCGCGGGCGCTGGAAACCGAAGAGGTTGCCGCCATCGTGCAGGATTTTCGTCTGGCTGCGGCGCGCGCTGCGGCGGCGGGCTTTGATGGCGTGGAGCTGCATGGCGCCAATGCTTATCTCATCCAGCAGTTCTTATCGGCCAGCACCAATAAGCGCACAGACCGGTATGGCGGCTCGATCGAAAACCGCACCCGCTTTTTGTTCGAGGTGATCGAAGCGGTGCGCCAGGAATTTCCCGCCGACCGTATCGGGCTGAAGCTTAATCCGGCTGCGGATGGTTTTGCGGGTGTGCTGTTCGATGACGAGACCTTGGCCGTCTATCGCCATATCGTGGCGCGCATCAATGCTTCGCCGATTGGCTATCTGCACATCACCGAGCCGACCAATGCGCATGAGCATCTGCCCAAAGAGCTCTTTGCGCCTTCGGTGGCGGCCTATTTCCGCCCGCTCTATCACGGCACCATCATCGCGGGCGTCGATTACAGCCAGGAAAGCGCCAATCGCGCGCTGGAAGAAGGCTATGCCGATCTGGTGGCGTTTGGGCGCGCCTATATCGCCAATCCCGATCTCGTTGCGCGCTTCGAAAGCCATGCGCCGCTGGCGGCAGCGGATCGCGCCACCTTCTATACCGGTGGCGCCAAAGGCTATGTCGATTACCCCGCCTATTCGCCCGCGCAGACGCTAGAGACCTCCGCCCAAACCGTCGCCCCCGGCGAACGCTTTTTCGAAACGCGTGCGAAGACGAGGGCGGGGAAGTAG
- a CDS encoding MFS transporter, with protein MQQPSQITPRLTFAMALASGISVAGIYYNQPMLGLLGASFHSPLIKLVPTVTQLGYAAGLFLLVPLGDLQDRRKLILGQFLLLAVALAAAALAPSAGWLIAASLLVGIGATGAQHIIPLAAHLSSPHTRGKTVGSVMAGLLGGILLSQTLAGLVGAHGGWRLMFWLGVPVTLLGTLLMALMLPKDHAASRQRYKSVIASLGHIWREEPALRKATLVQASLFAAFSSLWATLALHLQEPRFGLGADAAGLFGLVGIVGVAAAPLAGRMADTRGPKTLVVLGIAFAAVAWAVLAFWNSIAGLVLAVALLNFGVQGALISNQHIIYALRPEARARLNTLFMSGMFLGGALGSAAAGAAYSAAGWGGVAAFALALTALAAVVEATPRRRVASV; from the coding sequence ATGCAGCAACCTTCGCAGATTACGCCCCGCCTGACCTTCGCCATGGCGCTCGCCAGCGGCATCTCGGTGGCCGGGATCTATTACAATCAGCCGATGCTGGGCCTGTTGGGGGCGAGTTTTCATAGCCCGCTGATCAAGCTGGTGCCGACCGTGACCCAGCTGGGTTATGCGGCGGGGCTTTTCCTTCTGGTGCCGCTGGGCGATCTGCAGGACCGGCGCAAACTGATCCTGGGCCAATTCCTGCTTTTGGCGGTCGCGCTGGCTGCTGCCGCTTTGGCGCCCTCCGCGGGGTGGCTGATCGCGGCGAGCCTCTTGGTCGGGATCGGCGCCACCGGCGCGCAGCACATCATTCCTTTGGCGGCGCATCTTTCGAGCCCGCATACGCGCGGCAAGACCGTCGGCAGCGTGATGGCCGGGCTTCTGGGCGGCATCCTCCTCAGCCAGACCTTGGCGGGGCTGGTAGGCGCCCATGGCGGCTGGCGGCTGATGTTCTGGCTGGGCGTGCCGGTGACGCTGCTGGGCACGTTGTTGATGGCGCTGATGCTGCCGAAGGATCATGCCGCGAGCCGTCAGCGCTATAAGAGCGTGATCGCCTCGCTCGGCCATATCTGGCGCGAGGAACCCGCTTTGCGTAAAGCCACGCTGGTGCAGGCGAGCCTGTTCGCGGCCTTCTCTTCGCTTTGGGCGACGCTGGCACTGCATCTGCAAGAGCCGCGCTTTGGCCTCGGCGCCGATGCGGCGGGCCTGTTCGGTCTGGTTGGTATTGTCGGCGTGGCCGCAGCGCCTTTGGCCGGACGCATGGCCGATACACGCGGCCCCAAAACCTTGGTGGTGCTCGGCATTGCTTTCGCGGCGGTCGCTTGGGCGGTGCTGGCTTTCTGGAACTCCATCGCCGGTCTGGTTCTCGCCGTCGCGCTTTTGAACTTCGGCGTGCAAGGCGCGCTGATCTCCAACCAGCACATCATCTACGCCTTGCGGCCCGAAGCCCGCGCCCGCCTCAACACGCTTTTCATGAGCGGCATGTTTCTCGGCGGCGCACTCGGCTCGGCCGCGGCTGGTGCAGCGTACAGCGCCGCGGGCTGGGGCGGTGTCGCCGCTTTCGCCCTCGCACTCACCGCTTTGGCGGCTGTGGTCGAAGCCACGCCCCGCCGCCGCGTTGCTTCCGTCTGA
- a CDS encoding LysR family transcriptional regulator: MNTEDVAVLVAAVAAGSLAAAARRLGITPMVATRRLAALERELGVRLMQRTTRSLSLTPEGESFLPFAQSLVENDEAGRAVLRSSTLGASGLLRVTTSLAFGRKVLAPMIPRLLAAHPHLRVDLEMTDHQVDIVASGTDLAIRIARLRDSSLIARRIAPSARILCAAPSYIAARGRPSRLEELLGHDCLAQTGTTHWTFRQDGREQRARVMGRFTSNAIEGLHAACLGGAGIALLSEWNVREDMRDGRLIEITLADAVPDDLSIWAVYPTTKQVLPKLRIFVAALEAELATASAK; this comes from the coding sequence ATGAACACGGAAGACGTGGCGGTGCTGGTGGCGGCGGTGGCGGCAGGCAGTCTGGCGGCGGCCGCGCGGCGCCTCGGCATCACCCCCATGGTGGCGACACGGCGGCTCGCCGCGCTGGAACGCGAGCTGGGTGTCCGGCTGATGCAGCGCACCACCCGCTCGCTGTCGCTGACGCCCGAAGGCGAAAGCTTCCTGCCCTTCGCCCAGTCGCTGGTGGAGAATGACGAGGCGGGCCGTGCGGTGCTGCGCAGCTCCACCTTGGGCGCTTCGGGGCTGTTGCGCGTCACCACCTCGCTCGCCTTTGGCCGCAAAGTTCTGGCGCCGATGATCCCGCGCCTCCTCGCCGCGCATCCCCATCTTCGCGTCGATCTCGAAATGACCGATCACCAAGTCGATATCGTCGCCTCGGGCACTGATCTTGCCATCCGCATCGCGCGGCTGAGAGATTCCAGTCTGATCGCGCGCCGCATTGCGCCTTCGGCCCGCATCTTATGCGCCGCGCCCTCTTACATCGCCGCGCGTGGACGCCCCAGCCGCTTGGAGGAATTGCTCGGCCATGATTGCCTCGCCCAAACCGGCACCACCCATTGGACCTTTCGCCAGGATGGCCGCGAACAGCGTGCCCGCGTGATGGGCCGCTTCACCTCCAACGCCATCGAGGGGCTGCATGCGGCCTGCCTGGGCGGCGCCGGCATCGCGCTCCTCTCCGAATGGAATGTGCGCGAGGATATGCGCGACGGTCGCCTCATCGAGATCACCCTTGCCGATGCCGTACCCGACGATCTTTCCATCTGGGCCGTCTACCCCACCACCAAACAAGTCCTGCCCAAACTGCGCATTTTCGTGGCGGCGCTCGAAGCGGAATTGGCGACCGCCTCCGCAAAATGA
- a CDS encoding YadA-like family protein has translation MRLRFVISAVFSVVAGLGAADADSWSGTNYDIGAGEVARICMLYCSDSTPAPSGSALDLNNAYIAIAGMMPTSSSPTGSALATGVGLVSLNRFASANSVANLQSLLGAQGGSLASLQALVGSQGKSLVSLQDTVGNQGQAILNLQGQNTALNAQMAAVTKDLAIISNQVASLVVAQRETEKHAWIGSALASALVAVAPAEGKTNRLGINMATVQGQSAMGLNYAHVSGGWDVNAGVAISTSQSRYAEGRVGVGFSW, from the coding sequence ATGCGATTGCGTTTCGTTATCAGTGCTGTTTTTTCTGTCGTTGCTGGTCTTGGAGCTGCTGACGCAGATTCTTGGAGCGGCACGAATTACGATATTGGTGCGGGGGAGGTAGCGCGTATTTGCATGCTCTACTGCTCTGATTCCACACCAGCTCCGTCGGGCTCTGCGCTTGATCTGAATAATGCTTACATAGCCATAGCGGGCATGATGCCGACATCATCCAGCCCCACCGGAAGCGCACTTGCGACGGGGGTTGGTCTTGTTTCCCTAAATCGGTTCGCTTCAGCTAATTCTGTTGCCAATTTGCAGAGTTTGCTCGGGGCGCAGGGCGGGTCGCTTGCTTCTTTGCAGGCTCTTGTGGGATCGCAAGGCAAATCGCTCGTTTCTCTGCAAGATACTGTCGGAAATCAGGGCCAGGCCATCTTGAACCTGCAGGGACAGAATACTGCGTTAAATGCGCAAATGGCTGCCGTCACCAAAGATCTGGCGATTATCAGCAATCAAGTCGCGAGTTTGGTGGTGGCCCAGCGGGAAACCGAAAAGCACGCCTGGATCGGGTCGGCATTGGCCTCGGCGCTTGTGGCTGTAGCGCCGGCCGAAGGCAAGACCAATAGGCTTGGCATCAATATGGCTACGGTGCAGGGACAGAGTGCGATGGGGTTGAATTACGCGCATGTGTCGGGCGGCTGGGATGTGAACGCCGGTGTTGCGATAAGCACGTCACAAAGCCGATATGCTGAGGGTCGTGTCGGCGTTGGCTTCAGCTGGTGA
- a CDS encoding M13 family metallopeptidase, protein MLRKALTGVALGAVLMAVSAAGSAEDLKLKYGSWGFDAAGVDPATKPGDSFFRYANGSWLDKTAIPADKAMYTLRIAMTDLTEQRQRALLEEAAAHAGHAPSDLEGKLGAFYKSFMAEAAVEKAGAAPLKPLLDEVRAAKSRDDLAALMGRNNADFEGSLFGVNIDADLKDPSRYALYVGQAGLWLPDRDYYLQAGFAKQKAQYEAFVLKLLTLLNWPDAETEAKAVVALETRIAEASWTKVQQRDLNAVYNPMSPAELKAFAPGFAWDRFFAEVGVKDISRVVVAEKSAFPKLAAIYGETPLSTLRAWAAFNIAANASPYLSKPFADAFFEMHDKTLSGQEVETVRWKRGVHAVSGGDYGAGDRFDYFGSMGWGVGQMYAAKYFPASAKEKIEDLVTHVKAAYRTRLQNLDWMSPATKVEALKKLDTYTIKVGYPDTPRDYSALIIRDDDLIGNVRRTAAHAWAFYVKRLNGPVDRSDWLMTPQTNDAYNGSLRDIVFPAGILQPPIFDAEADPAINYGAAGAIIGHELTHGFDDEGRKIDAAGALRDWWTAEDDAKFVARAKKLAAQYSAFEPLPDVHINGDLTLGENIADLGGLTLALAAYRASLGGKPAPVIDGLTGDQRVFLGWAQAWRGKLRDDAIKRQVASDPHSPRRFRVDGVVRNLDDWYQAFGVKPGEKLYVPPEDRVRIW, encoded by the coding sequence ATGTTGCGCAAAGCTCTTACCGGGGTTGCCCTCGGCGCCGTTCTGATGGCCGTTTCCGCGGCCGGATCGGCCGAGGATTTGAAACTGAAATATGGAAGCTGGGGTTTCGATGCCGCTGGTGTTGATCCTGCTACCAAGCCGGGTGATAGTTTTTTCCGCTACGCCAATGGCAGCTGGCTCGACAAAACCGCCATCCCCGCGGACAAGGCGATGTACACGCTGCGTATCGCGATGACGGATTTGACCGAGCAGCGCCAGCGTGCCCTGCTGGAAGAGGCCGCCGCCCATGCCGGGCACGCGCCCAGCGATCTCGAAGGCAAGCTCGGGGCTTTCTATAAATCCTTCATGGCGGAAGCGGCGGTGGAAAAGGCTGGCGCCGCGCCGCTCAAGCCGCTTCTCGATGAGGTGCGCGCCGCCAAATCGCGCGACGATCTTGCCGCTCTGATGGGGCGCAACAATGCCGATTTCGAAGGCTCGCTATTCGGCGTCAATATCGATGCCGATCTGAAAGACCCGTCGCGCTATGCCCTCTATGTCGGTCAGGCCGGGCTGTGGTTGCCGGATCGCGACTATTATCTGCAAGCGGGCTTTGCCAAGCAGAAGGCGCAATATGAAGCCTTTGTGCTCAAGCTCCTCACGCTGCTGAACTGGCCTGATGCGGAGACGGAAGCCAAGGCGGTTGTGGCGCTCGAAACAAGGATCGCCGAGGCGAGCTGGACCAAGGTGCAGCAGCGTGATCTCAACGCCGTCTATAACCCGATGAGCCCCGCAGAGCTGAAAGCTTTCGCGCCGGGCTTTGCCTGGGATCGCTTTTTCGCCGAGGTAGGCGTGAAGGATATTTCGCGTGTGGTGGTGGCGGAAAAATCAGCCTTTCCGAAACTCGCCGCGATCTATGGCGAGACGCCGCTCTCCACCTTACGCGCCTGGGCGGCCTTCAATATCGCCGCCAATGCCTCGCCCTATCTCTCCAAGCCTTTCGCCGATGCGTTCTTTGAGATGCATGACAAGACGCTGTCGGGGCAGGAGGTTGAAACCGTCCGCTGGAAACGCGGCGTGCATGCGGTGAGTGGTGGCGATTACGGGGCAGGCGACCGGTTCGATTATTTCGGCAGCATGGGCTGGGGCGTCGGTCAGATGTATGCGGCGAAATATTTCCCCGCGAGCGCCAAGGAGAAAATCGAAGATCTGGTCACGCATGTGAAGGCGGCCTATCGCACCCGCCTCCAAAATCTAGATTGGATGAGCCCGGCCACCAAGGTGGAGGCGCTGAAGAAGCTCGATACCTATACCATCAAGGTCGGCTATCCCGATACGCCGCGCGATTATTCGGCGCTCATCATTCGCGACGATGATCTCATCGGCAATGTGCGCCGCACCGCTGCGCATGCTTGGGCTTTTTACGTGAAGCGGCTCAATGGGCCGGTGGATCGTAGTGACTGGTTGATGACGCCACAGACCAATGACGCCTATAACGGCTCCTTGCGCGATATCGTCTTTCCGGCCGGTATTTTGCAGCCGCCGATCTTCGATGCCGAGGCCGATCCTGCGATCAACTACGGCGCGGCGGGCGCGATCATCGGGCATGAACTCACGCATGGCTTTGATGATGAGGGTCGCAAGATCGATGCGGCGGGTGCGCTGCGCGATTGGTGGACGGCGGAGGACGACGCCAAATTCGTCGCGCGCGCCAAGAAGCTCGCGGCGCAATACTCCGCTTTCGAACCTTTGCCGGACGTGCATATCAATGGCGATCTGACGCTGGGCGAAAACATCGCCGATCTTGGCGGGCTGACGCTGGCGCTGGCGGCCTATCGCGCTTCGCTGGGCGGCAAGCCCGCGCCAGTGATCGACGGGCTCACGGGCGATCAACGCGTCTTCCTCGGCTGGGCGCAGGCCTGGCGCGGCAAGCTGCGCGATGATGCGATCAAGCGGCAGGTGGCGAGTGACCCTCATTCCCCGCGCCGCTTCCGCGTCGATGGCGTGGTGCGCAATCTCGATGATTGGTATCAGGCCTTCGGCGTCAAACCCGGCGAAAAACTCTATGTGCCGCCCGAGGACCGGGTGCGCATCTGGTAG
- a CDS encoding c-type cytochrome has translation MRVLKAAALAAMFVLCGGAAAPSDPPPKWAFAGMKPGPELAKDKLFSAPGSTLKVPGGKFADSAFIADWFPADHTPMPAVVGQGRKEKKLQPCALCHLATGAGGPDSAPLAGLSADYIVAQVEEFRSGRRACAGDCAKEMAGIAAALSPADLREAAAYFARQPYRSRMVVQEAAMVPKAELVWFAYMPVKGAGLEPIGARVLEMPADLNRYLMGDWRLPVTVYVPPGSIARGKTLARGGAGVMACAACHGADLKGAGSAPPLAGRSPSYLYRQLYNIQYGFRKGPAVAQMQPVVAHLNAKDRIALAAYLASVKN, from the coding sequence GTGCGAGTTTTGAAGGCTGCGGCTTTAGCCGCGATGTTTGTGCTGTGCGGTGGTGCTGCTGCGCCGAGTGATCCGCCGCCCAAATGGGCTTTTGCCGGCATGAAACCCGGCCCTGAGCTTGCCAAAGACAAGCTCTTCTCCGCGCCGGGCTCGACGCTGAAAGTGCCGGGTGGAAAATTCGCCGACAGTGCGTTCATCGCTGATTGGTTTCCCGCCGATCACACCCCTATGCCTGCTGTGGTGGGGCAGGGACGCAAAGAAAAGAAGCTTCAGCCTTGCGCGCTGTGTCATCTGGCGACGGGCGCGGGCGGGCCTGATAGCGCGCCGCTGGCGGGGCTCTCCGCCGATTATATCGTGGCCCAGGTCGAGGAATTCCGTTCGGGCCGCAGGGCCTGCGCGGGCGATTGCGCCAAGGAGATGGCTGGCATCGCTGCCGCGCTCTCGCCTGCCGATCTGCGTGAGGCCGCGGCCTATTTCGCGCGCCAGCCTTACCGCTCCCGCATGGTGGTGCAGGAAGCCGCCATGGTGCCGAAAGCCGAGCTGGTGTGGTTCGCCTATATGCCGGTGAAAGGCGCGGGGCTTGAACCGATTGGCGCGCGCGTTCTGGAAATGCCCGCTGACCTCAACCGCTATCTAATGGGCGATTGGCGTTTGCCGGTTACCGTTTATGTGCCGCCGGGCAGTATCGCGCGCGGCAAGACGCTGGCGCGGGGCGGGGCGGGCGTGATGGCCTGCGCGGCCTGCCATGGCGCGGATTTGAAAGGTGCTGGCAGCGCGCCGCCGCTCGCAGGCCGTTCGCCGAGCTACCTCTATCGCCAGCTCTACAATATCCAATACGGCTTCAGAAAAGGCCCCGCCGTAGCGCAGATGCAGCCCGTAGTGGCGCATCTGAACGCCAAGGATCGCATTGCGCTTGCGGCGTATCTCGCATCGGTGAAGAATTAG
- a CDS encoding GNAT family N-acetyltransferase: protein MHPLDRPIWNSLTTTHAGFSEGGARAKCYVPDVNVFAGAVDESPEALAALAELVAAGRQVYLLQVPEIVVPEGLVEAKRARGVQMVAARDLENIPQTDIVALGEDDAAEMLELALLTEPGPFLQRTHLMGAFLGIRIDGRLAAMAGERFRFPGFTEVSGVCTHPDFRGHGLAHKLSAVVAAKIAARGETPFLHAWASNSAAIRLYESLGFAIRAEVDVAVLERA from the coding sequence ATGCATCCGCTGGATCGCCCGATTTGGAATAGCCTTACCACCACTCATGCCGGTTTTTCCGAAGGCGGGGCGCGCGCCAAGTGCTATGTGCCGGACGTGAATGTTTTCGCAGGCGCGGTGGATGAAAGCCCCGAGGCCCTTGCCGCCTTGGCTGAGTTGGTGGCGGCGGGGCGCCAAGTTTATTTGCTGCAAGTGCCCGAGATTGTTGTTCCAGAGGGACTGGTTGAGGCCAAGCGGGCGCGTGGCGTTCAGATGGTGGCCGCGCGGGATCTCGAAAATATTCCGCAGACGGATATTGTTGCGCTGGGCGAAGACGATGCGGCGGAGATGCTGGAATTGGCGCTGCTTACCGAGCCTGGGCCTTTTCTTCAGCGCACGCATCTGATGGGCGCGTTTCTGGGTATCCGCATCGATGGCCGTCTCGCGGCGATGGCGGGCGAACGCTTCCGCTTTCCCGGCTTTACCGAGGTGAGCGGGGTCTGCACCCATCCTGATTTTCGAGGGCATGGCTTGGCGCATAAACTCTCGGCGGTGGTGGCGGCAAAGATTGCGGCGCGCGGCGAGACGCCTTTTCTGCATGCCTGGGCCAGCAACAGCGCCGCCATCAGGCTGTATGAAAGCCTCGGTTTTGCAATCCGCGCCGAGGTGGATGTGGCAGTGCTGGAACGGGCGTGA
- a CDS encoding winged helix-turn-helix transcriptional regulator — protein sequence MRKRKKTYSCGMEAVLAIISGKWKFMILWALANNKTQRFSELRRSIHGISEKMLIQELKELQLDGIVSRKDFGEVPPRVEYSLSPFGIELAHTLEPLCQWGTKYMARIGSLPSQIAAE from the coding sequence ATGCGCAAACGGAAGAAGACATATTCTTGCGGCATGGAAGCGGTTTTGGCGATCATCAGCGGCAAATGGAAATTCATGATCCTCTGGGCGCTGGCCAACAATAAGACGCAGCGTTTCAGCGAACTTCGCCGCAGCATTCACGGCATCAGCGAAAAGATGCTGATCCAGGAGCTGAAGGAACTGCAGCTGGACGGCATCGTCTCCCGCAAGGATTTCGGCGAAGTGCCCCCAAGGGTGGAATATAGCCTTTCGCCCTTCGGGATAGAGCTTGCCCACACGCTGGAGCCGCTCTGCCAATGGGGCACAAAATACATGGCGCGCATCGGCAGTCTGCCGAGCCAGATCGCGGCGGAATAA
- a CDS encoding SDR family NAD(P)-dependent oxidoreductase, translating to MTGKLEGKVALVTGGTTGIGLAIAQEFVNQGAYVFITGRREAELAKAKETIGRNVTAVQGDVAKLEDLDKLYDVVGREKGKLDIVVANAGIGKLASTAETTPADFDAVFNVNVRGVFFTVQKALKLLQDGGSVVVVASNAQYLGIPGFAPYSATKAAVRTFVRSWAAEFKDRGIRFNTLSPGPIDTPIFNTVIPDPEAAEAAKKGFTAQVPLGRIGRPEEMGKAALFLASDDSSFSTGIDLVADGGMSQI from the coding sequence ATGACCGGCAAATTGGAAGGAAAGGTGGCACTTGTCACCGGCGGCACGACCGGCATCGGCCTTGCCATCGCCCAGGAATTTGTGAACCAGGGCGCTTATGTCTTTATTACCGGCCGGCGTGAAGCCGAACTTGCCAAAGCCAAGGAAACCATCGGACGCAACGTCACCGCCGTGCAAGGCGATGTCGCCAAGCTCGAAGACCTCGACAAGCTTTATGACGTCGTAGGGCGCGAAAAGGGCAAGCTCGATATCGTGGTCGCCAATGCCGGCATCGGCAAGCTTGCCTCGACCGCGGAAACAACGCCGGCTGATTTCGATGCCGTTTTCAACGTCAATGTCCGCGGCGTGTTTTTCACGGTGCAGAAAGCGCTCAAGCTTTTGCAGGATGGCGGCTCGGTCGTCGTGGTGGCCTCCAACGCGCAATATCTCGGCATTCCGGGCTTCGCGCCTTATTCGGCGACCAAGGCGGCGGTGCGTACCTTCGTGCGAAGCTGGGCGGCCGAATTCAAGGATCGCGGCATTCGCTTTAACACCTTGAGCCCCGGCCCGATCGACACGCCGATTTTCAACACCGTCATCCCTGATCCTGAAGCCGCCGAGGCCGCCAAGAAAGGCTTTACCGCGCAGGTTCCGCTTGGCCGCATCGGCCGCCCGGAAGAAATGGGCAAGGCGGCGCTGTTCCTGGCTTCTGATGATTCCAGTTTCTCCACGGGTATCGATCTCGTCGCGGATGGCGGCATGAGCCAAATCTAA
- a CDS encoding VIT1/CCC1 transporter family protein: MAEPQSDRSRFTANIQGEIDSAALYRALSEAEANPQLAQIYVKLAAVEEEHAAFWARELEKAGHRVPSLRPSLRSRLLSFLARRFGPGMVLPTVNTLEQIDSGQYDKQTEAVAGGLPQAERSHARIINALAGGGNTVAEVGSLARLEGRHRGLGGNALRAAVLGANDGLVSNLSLVMGVAGAALSSHVVLMTGLAGLAAGACSMAMGEWLSVATARESYERQIAAEAEELAQVPEEEQEELALIYQAKGIPEDTARTMAAQLISNKESALDTLAREELGIDPAELGGSPWAAAGTSFGLFAAGAIFPILPYLFGFSGLAAVAGSLFVSGLALMGIGAATALFTGGSAFKLALRSLGFGFGAAALTFAIGKLIGVAVAG, translated from the coding sequence ATGGCCGAGCCACAAAGCGATCGCTCCCGCTTCACCGCCAATATCCAAGGCGAAATCGATAGCGCCGCCCTTTATCGCGCGCTTTCGGAGGCCGAGGCCAACCCGCAGCTTGCCCAGATCTATGTCAAACTCGCCGCCGTGGAGGAGGAGCATGCCGCCTTCTGGGCGCGCGAGCTGGAAAAGGCGGGACATCGCGTGCCGTCGCTAAGGCCCAGCCTCCGCTCGCGGCTTTTGTCATTCCTGGCGCGGCGTTTCGGGCCGGGCATGGTGCTGCCCACGGTAAACACGCTGGAGCAGATCGATAGCGGCCAATATGACAAGCAGACGGAAGCGGTCGCGGGAGGCCTGCCGCAAGCCGAACGCAGCCATGCCCGTATCATCAACGCGCTGGCGGGCGGCGGGAATACGGTGGCGGAGGTGGGTAGCCTCGCGCGGCTGGAAGGGCGCCATCGCGGCCTGGGTGGCAATGCCTTGCGGGCGGCGGTGCTGGGCGCCAATGACGGGCTGGTTTCCAATCTTAGCCTGGTGATGGGGGTCGCGGGCGCGGCGCTCTCCAGCCATGTGGTGCTAATGACCGGGCTCGCAGGTCTCGCGGCTGGGGCTTGTTCGATGGCGATGGGGGAATGGCTGTCTGTTGCCACCGCGCGCGAAAGCTATGAACGCCAGATCGCCGCCGAGGCCGAGGAATTGGCCCAAGTTCCGGAGGAAGAGCAGGAAGAGCTCGCCCTGATCTATCAGGCCAAGGGCATTCCAGAGGACACCGCCCGCACTATGGCAGCGCAGCTTATTTCCAACAAGGAAAGCGCCCTCGACACCCTGGCGCGCGAGGAGCTGGGCATCGATCCGGCCGAGCTTGGTGGCTCGCCCTGGGCCGCGGCGGGCACCTCTTTCGGCCTTTTCGCGGCGGGGGCGATTTTCCCGATTTTACCCTATCTTTTTGGCTTTAGCGGCCTAGCGGCGGTAGCCGGCAGCCTTTTCGTCAGCGGCCTCGCGCTGATGGGCATTGGCGCAGCGACCGCCCTGTTCACCGGCGGATCGGCGTTCAAGCTGGCCCTGCGCTCGCTTGGCTTTGGCTTTGGTGCGGCGGCCTTAACCTTTGCCATCGGCAAGCTGATCGGGGTGGCGGTGGCGGGATAA